A section of the Pyxidicoccus xibeiensis genome encodes:
- a CDS encoding TIGR02265 family protein, whose amino-acid sequence MPSDKSELSQRIALTRPDHAVRGFIFNSILMLVSQRAGSEAMLRLAESIKMKKPIDFFSYPAADFLRLLYAAVDVLEPVYGSVDDTFRACGAATVSGFFESHVGNTLSKLVGRGDPKRAFSSTSTVYKTLVSYGTHDCEPLEGRRVRIIFRGDMQPMLFHEGSLKAALMSVGGGPQSVVEGTAMALDHSEFLVQW is encoded by the coding sequence ATGCCCAGCGACAAGAGCGAACTCTCCCAGCGGATTGCATTGACGCGGCCGGACCATGCGGTGCGAGGGTTCATCTTCAACTCCATCCTGATGCTCGTGTCCCAGCGGGCGGGCAGCGAGGCCATGCTCCGCCTGGCCGAGTCCATCAAGATGAAGAAGCCCATCGACTTCTTCTCCTACCCGGCGGCGGACTTCCTGCGGCTGCTCTACGCGGCAGTGGACGTGCTCGAGCCCGTCTACGGCTCCGTCGATGACACCTTCCGGGCCTGCGGGGCGGCCACCGTCAGCGGCTTCTTCGAGTCACACGTGGGCAACACGCTGTCCAAGCTGGTGGGGCGGGGGGACCCGAAGCGGGCCTTCTCCAGCACCTCCACCGTCTACAAGACGCTGGTGAGCTACGGCACCCATGACTGCGAGCCGCTGGAAGGCCGGCGGGTGCGCATCATCTTCCGCGGGGACATGCAGCCCATGCTCTTCCACGAGGGCAGCCTGAAGGCCGCGCTGATGTCGGTGGGCGGCGGCCCGCAGAGCGTGGTGGAGGGCACGGCCATGGCACTGGACCACTCCGAGTTCCTGGTGCAGTGGTAG
- a CDS encoding methyltransferase domain-containing protein, with amino-acid sequence MTSVAEFIALSEALHAELLALDEELLHGLPERLARFPRDPEQRRGLRQEQEEALQRHLPALTARLDAAYARLTELDAGFSDAEREAALEHHRARVQPFFLQCPFIRRAADKPLGYPGDYLTVEMIFNEQDEGVSTLARLLSRYALRCGPSRAHRARPPWLLRHLRQHERELARPLRVLSFACGPEHTLREYAAAGATGHFTLCDFDPAPLEHCRRQFQMLTGRSGPGIPPPPTVDYVQVSTYQLLRQKELVDRLRQPEGHDVLVVAGLLDYLTDKVAERFLDVLAALVAHGGLVLLTNLHRPNPWRAFMEYVGDWRVLHRSTEEFQALCEGGPERRLATLELTSDASDTNLFWAGRRG; translated from the coding sequence ATGACCTCTGTCGCCGAGTTCATCGCGTTGTCGGAAGCGCTGCACGCCGAGCTCCTCGCCCTGGACGAGGAGCTGCTCCACGGCCTGCCGGAACGGCTGGCGCGCTTCCCCCGGGACCCGGAGCAGCGGCGCGGCCTCCGCCAGGAGCAGGAGGAGGCCCTCCAGCGCCACCTCCCCGCGCTCACCGCCCGCCTGGACGCCGCCTATGCACGGCTGACGGAGCTGGACGCCGGGTTCTCCGACGCGGAGCGCGAGGCCGCGCTGGAGCACCACCGCGCGCGCGTCCAGCCCTTCTTCCTCCAGTGCCCCTTCATCCGCCGCGCCGCGGACAAGCCGCTGGGCTACCCGGGCGACTACCTGACGGTGGAGATGATCTTCAACGAGCAGGACGAGGGCGTCTCCACCCTCGCCCGCCTGCTGTCGCGCTATGCGCTGCGCTGCGGCCCCTCGCGCGCACACCGCGCCCGCCCGCCCTGGCTGCTGCGCCACCTGCGCCAGCACGAGCGCGAGCTGGCCCGCCCCCTGCGCGTGCTGTCCTTCGCCTGCGGGCCCGAGCACACGCTGCGCGAGTACGCCGCCGCGGGCGCCACGGGCCACTTCACCCTCTGCGACTTCGACCCGGCCCCGCTGGAGCACTGCCGCCGCCAGTTCCAGATGCTCACCGGCCGCTCGGGCCCCGGCATTCCGCCCCCGCCCACGGTGGACTACGTCCAGGTGTCCACCTACCAGCTGCTGCGCCAGAAGGAGCTGGTGGACCGGCTGCGCCAGCCCGAGGGCCATGACGTGCTCGTGGTGGCCGGCCTGCTGGACTACCTGACGGACAAGGTGGCCGAGCGCTTCCTGGACGTCCTCGCGGCCCTGGTGGCGCACGGAGGGCTCGTCCTGCTGACCAACCTCCACCGCCCCAACCCGTGGCGGGCCTTCATGGAGTACGTGGGGGACTGGCGCGTGCTGCACCGGAGCACGGAGGAGTTCCAGGCGCTGTGCGAAGGAGGGCCGGAGCGGCGGCTCGCCACGCTGGAGCTCACCAGCGACGCCTCGGACACCAACCTCTTCTGGGCCGGGCGGCGGGGCTGA
- a CDS encoding SpoVR family protein has translation MPKSLTPRLAALRDEIHGYAKEFGLDFFDTNFEMVSYDEMNMVAAYGGFPTRYPHWRWGMEYEQLSKGYEYGLSKIYELVINNDPCYAYLMESNPEVDQKLVMAHVYGHCDFFKNNFSFRHTNRRMIDDMANHATRVRRWVDKIGVEKVEDFIDRTLSLENLIDQHAPHIRRNPDPKKAEEEVKANERVEGFKVGREYMRGFINPSEFLDSQRKRVEDEKQRAKKFPERPQRDVLMFLLEHAPLEPWESDILAILRDEAYYFAPQGQTKIMNEGWASYWHSTIMTRRALRDDEIIDYADHHSGTMGTRPGAINPYKLGIELWRDIEDRWNKGRFGKEWDECDDLRARRNWDKKLGAGREKIFEVRKHYNDITFIDTFLTAEFAMEQKLFVYGFNDKRNSWEIMDREFRKVKGKLLQGLTNFGQPIIEVVDGNHENRGELLLAHKHDGQDLKGDYARETLRNLQSLWRRPVNIVTRYDNKGAMLRFDGTNHTEKKVDL, from the coding sequence ATGCCCAAGAGCCTGACACCCCGCCTCGCCGCGCTCAGGGACGAAATCCACGGCTATGCCAAGGAGTTCGGCCTCGACTTCTTCGACACCAACTTCGAGATGGTGTCCTACGACGAGATGAACATGGTCGCCGCCTACGGCGGCTTCCCCACGCGCTACCCGCACTGGCGCTGGGGCATGGAGTACGAGCAGCTGTCCAAGGGGTACGAGTACGGGCTGAGCAAGATCTACGAGCTCGTCATCAACAATGACCCCTGCTACGCCTACTTGATGGAGAGCAACCCGGAGGTGGACCAGAAGCTCGTCATGGCCCACGTCTACGGGCACTGCGACTTCTTCAAGAACAACTTCTCCTTCCGGCACACCAACCGCCGGATGATTGACGACATGGCCAACCACGCCACCCGGGTGCGGCGCTGGGTGGACAAGATTGGCGTGGAGAAGGTCGAGGACTTCATCGACCGGACGCTGAGCCTCGAGAACCTCATCGACCAGCATGCGCCCCACATCCGGCGCAACCCGGACCCGAAGAAGGCGGAAGAAGAAGTCAAGGCCAACGAGCGCGTGGAGGGCTTCAAGGTCGGCCGCGAGTACATGCGCGGCTTCATCAACCCCTCCGAGTTCCTCGACTCACAGCGCAAGCGCGTGGAGGACGAGAAGCAGCGCGCCAAGAAGTTCCCCGAGCGCCCGCAGCGCGACGTGCTGATGTTCCTCCTGGAGCACGCCCCGCTGGAGCCGTGGGAGTCGGACATCCTCGCCATCCTGCGCGACGAGGCCTACTACTTCGCGCCCCAGGGCCAGACCAAAATCATGAACGAGGGGTGGGCCAGCTACTGGCACTCCACCATCATGACGCGGCGGGCCCTCAGGGACGATGAGATCATCGACTACGCGGACCACCACTCGGGCACCATGGGCACGCGCCCCGGCGCCATCAACCCGTACAAGCTCGGCATCGAGCTGTGGCGGGACATCGAGGACCGGTGGAACAAGGGCCGCTTCGGCAAGGAGTGGGACGAGTGCGATGACCTGCGCGCCCGCCGCAACTGGGACAAGAAGCTGGGCGCCGGCCGCGAGAAGATCTTCGAGGTCCGCAAGCACTACAACGACATCACCTTCATCGACACGTTCCTGACGGCCGAGTTCGCGATGGAGCAGAAGCTCTTCGTGTACGGCTTCAACGACAAGCGCAACTCGTGGGAAATCATGGACCGCGAGTTCCGCAAGGTGAAGGGCAAGCTGCTCCAGGGCCTCACCAACTTCGGCCAGCCCATCATCGAAGTCGTGGACGGCAACCACGAGAACCGCGGCGAGCTGCTCCTCGCGCACAAGCACGACGGGCAGGACCTCAAGGGCGACTACGCCCGCGAGACGCTGCGCAACCTCCAGTCCCTCTGGCGCCGCCCCGTCAACATCGTCACCCGCTACGACAACAAGGGCGCCATGCTCCGCTTCGACGGGACGAACCACACGGAGAAGAAGGTCGACCTCTAG
- a CDS encoding M23 family metallopeptidase, whose amino-acid sequence MRIAPLLCLAALLAASVSEATVRYTIKNRRIEPGQALAQALHDAQLPDAQVTAVISALEGVFDFRKSRVGDQFRLVIRDGELDFFDYRQSLVDEWQVRRDGEKYVGSKRSIEVEKQVSVVSLDIQSSLYEAAVDAGEDPAIGMVLADVFAWDIDFYRDVRKGDQARALVEKFVSKGRVLRYGEVLAATYAGGLVGNKKVFRYVLPDGQPNYFAEDGASAKKTFLKSPLKYANVTSRFGSRLHPVLKYLKAHNGVDYGTPIGTPVWAVADGTVTQAGYSGAAGNMVVIRHANGFETQYMHLSRFGDGVRAGARVRQKQVIAYSGNTGRSTGPHLHFGLKRNGGYTNPLNQQFPRADPLPKTLLPDFLAKAAELTAQLEAVSVAAVAGQAASAPVAVPTQP is encoded by the coding sequence ATGAGAATCGCCCCCCTGCTCTGCCTGGCTGCCCTGCTGGCGGCTTCCGTCTCCGAAGCCACCGTCCGCTACACCATCAAGAACCGCCGCATCGAGCCCGGCCAGGCGCTCGCGCAGGCGCTGCATGACGCGCAGCTCCCGGACGCGCAGGTGACGGCCGTCATCTCCGCGCTGGAAGGCGTGTTCGACTTCCGCAAGTCGCGCGTGGGAGACCAGTTCCGGCTCGTCATCCGCGACGGGGAGCTGGACTTCTTCGACTACCGCCAGAGCCTGGTGGACGAGTGGCAGGTGCGCCGCGACGGCGAGAAGTACGTGGGCAGCAAGCGCTCCATCGAGGTGGAGAAGCAGGTGTCCGTCGTCTCGCTGGACATCCAGTCGTCGCTGTACGAGGCGGCGGTGGACGCGGGCGAGGACCCGGCCATCGGCATGGTGCTGGCGGACGTGTTCGCCTGGGACATCGACTTCTACCGCGACGTGCGCAAGGGCGACCAGGCGCGCGCGCTGGTGGAGAAGTTCGTCTCCAAGGGCCGCGTGCTGCGCTACGGCGAGGTGCTGGCGGCCACCTACGCGGGCGGCCTCGTGGGCAACAAGAAGGTGTTCCGCTACGTGCTGCCGGACGGGCAGCCCAACTACTTCGCCGAGGACGGCGCCAGCGCGAAGAAGACCTTCCTCAAGAGCCCGCTGAAGTACGCCAACGTCACCAGCCGCTTCGGCTCGCGCTTGCACCCGGTGCTCAAGTACCTCAAGGCCCACAACGGCGTGGACTACGGCACCCCCATCGGCACCCCGGTGTGGGCGGTGGCGGACGGCACGGTGACGCAGGCGGGCTACTCGGGCGCCGCCGGCAACATGGTGGTCATCCGCCACGCCAACGGCTTCGAGACGCAGTACATGCACCTGTCGCGCTTCGGTGACGGCGTGCGCGCCGGCGCCCGCGTGCGCCAGAAGCAGGTCATCGCCTACTCGGGCAACACCGGCCGCTCCACCGGGCCGCACCTGCACTTCGGGCTCAAGCGCAACGGCGGCTACACCAACCCGCTCAACCAGCAGTTCCCGCGCGCGGACCCGCTGCCCAAGACGCTCCTGCCGGACTTCCTCGCGAAGGCCGCGGAGCTGACCGCGCAGTTGGAGGCCGTGTCCGTGGCCGCGGTGGCCGGCCAGGCCGCCAGCGCCCCCGTCGCAGTCCCCACGCAGCCCTAG
- a CDS encoding DUF444 family protein: MTLKIHQDHSRFKQIVRGKIKANLRKYVQKGEMLGKKGKDAISIPIPFIDIPRFKYGHKEQGGVGQGDGEVGQQLGPGAVEPGEGHQAGQGEGDHALEVDVTLDELAQILGEELQLPNIERRHNEKIVTQKIRYTGINTTGPESLRHFKRTYKQALRRQIAAGTYDPNRPIIIPMREDRRYRSYKLQNLPETNAVIIYMMDVSGSMGDEQKEIVRIESFWLDTWLRHQYKGLESRYIIHDAVAREVDRDTFFHTRESGGTMISSAYKLCRDIIAADYPKSAWNIYPFHFSDGDNWSADDTRQCIEMLRNDVLPAVNQFAYGQVESPYGSGQFIKDLREAVGDTPNVALSEIADKDAIYASIKDFLGKGR; the protein is encoded by the coding sequence GTGACCTTGAAGATCCACCAGGACCACTCCCGCTTCAAACAGATCGTCCGCGGCAAGATAAAGGCCAACCTGCGCAAGTACGTGCAGAAGGGCGAGATGCTCGGGAAGAAGGGGAAGGACGCCATCTCCATCCCCATTCCCTTCATCGACATTCCCCGCTTCAAGTACGGCCACAAGGAGCAGGGCGGTGTCGGGCAAGGGGATGGAGAGGTGGGTCAGCAGCTCGGCCCCGGGGCCGTGGAGCCCGGGGAGGGCCACCAGGCCGGCCAGGGCGAGGGCGACCACGCCCTCGAGGTGGACGTCACCCTGGACGAGCTCGCCCAGATTCTGGGCGAGGAGCTGCAACTGCCCAACATCGAGCGGCGCCACAACGAGAAGATCGTCACCCAGAAGATCCGCTACACCGGCATCAACACCACGGGCCCCGAGTCGCTGCGCCACTTCAAGCGCACCTACAAGCAGGCCCTGCGCAGGCAGATTGCCGCGGGCACCTACGACCCGAACCGGCCCATCATCATCCCCATGCGCGAGGACCGGCGCTACCGCAGCTACAAGCTGCAGAACCTGCCGGAGACCAACGCGGTCATCATCTACATGATGGACGTGTCCGGCTCCATGGGCGACGAGCAGAAGGAGATCGTCCGCATCGAGAGCTTCTGGCTCGATACGTGGCTGCGCCACCAGTACAAGGGCCTGGAGTCGCGCTACATCATCCACGACGCGGTGGCGCGCGAGGTGGACCGGGACACGTTCTTCCACACCCGCGAGTCCGGCGGGACGATGATCTCCAGCGCCTACAAGCTGTGCCGCGACATCATCGCGGCGGACTACCCGAAGAGCGCGTGGAACATCTACCCGTTCCACTTCAGCGACGGTGACAACTGGAGCGCGGACGACACGCGCCAGTGCATCGAGATGCTGCGCAACGACGTGCTGCCCGCCGTCAACCAGTTCGCCTACGGCCAGGTGGAGTCACCCTACGGCAGCGGCCAGTTCATCAAGGACCTGCGCGAGGCGGTGGGGGACACGCCCAACGTCGCGCTGAGCGAAATCGCGGACAAGGACGCCATCTACGCGTCCATCAAGGACTTCCTCGGCAAGGGCCGCTGA